The Solanum pennellii chromosome 11, SPENNV200 genome contains a region encoding:
- the LOC107003653 gene encoding uncharacterized protein LOC107003653, giving the protein MAQCQWQLNFQKEISWKCRVSINRATRICCFPKRLSIAECCNRQSFPLPLTTTRRIRSREKVKSQKSDEHETNDLWKVRRVIESEEEMMEVAAIQTDAFYEQQLYSNDFFFQFFKVEQFSNLYYRLKHYAPDRYACLVAEAVSSDEEEQHLVGVIDATVKEDKDILHYIPLATKYIYISGVAVLNKFRRQKVATALLKACDVLASVWSIEYLVLKAYEDDFGARKLYTNAGYKLVSDDAPSKTKWIPERRRVLMVKQVLHESTTQ; this is encoded by the exons atgGCGCAATGTCAATGGCAATTGAACTTTCAGAAAGAAATTTCATGGAAATGCAGAGTCTCCATTAACAGAGCCACAAGAATTTGCTGTTTTCCAAAAAGATTGTCGATTGCTGAGTGTTGCAATCGACAATCTTTTCCACTTCcattaacaacaacaagaagaataaGATCAAGGGAAAAAGTGAAGTCACAAAAGAGCGATGAACACGAAACgaatgatttatggaaagtgaGAAGAGTAATTGAGAGTGAAGAAGAAATGATGGAAGTTGCTGCTATTCAAACTGATGCCTTTTATGAACAACAACTTTACTCCAATGATttcttctttcaattctttaag GTTGAACAATTCTCAAATCTTTATTACAGACTCAAGCATTATGCACCAGAcag GTATGCATGTTTAGTCGCGGAAGCCGTCTCAAGCGATGAGGAAGAACAACATCTTGTAGGAGTCATTGATGCTACAGTGAAAGAAGATAAAGATATCCTTCACTACATTCCATTAGCAACAAAATATATCTATATTTCAGGGGTTGCTGTATTGAACAAATTCAG GAGGCAGAAAGTTGCAACTGCGTTGCTTAAGGCATGTGATGTTCTTGCAAGTGTTTGGAGTATTGAATATCTAGTCCTAAAGGCTTACGAGGATGATTTTGGTGCTcgaaaattatatacaaatgcCGGTTATAAACTAGTTTCAGACGATGCTCCATCGAAGACAAAGTGGATTCCTGAAAGAAGACGAGTTCTTATGGTTAAACAAGTCTTACATGAATCAACGACTCAATAG